In uncultured Cohaesibacter sp., a genomic segment contains:
- a CDS encoding branched-chain amino acid aminotransferase — MADLAFDQREGSIWYNGEYVDWKNAKVHVLSHGLHYGSTVFEGVRAYGGEIFKLKEHTDRLIASAKALGFDLPYTREALMQIQKDVLVKNNLTDGYLRPVAWRGAESMGIGAHDCKIHVAVAAWEWPSYFSLEERMKGLHLMIADWRRPDPRTIPCKAKAAGLYMICTLSKHAANDKGFTDAIMLDHEGYVAEATGANVFFIKDGVIHTPRPDSFLDGITRQTVIELAKRRGIEVQERKILPEEMADMEECFLTGTAAEITPVASISQYTFKPGALTERLMHDYTDEVTPKAVAAE; from the coding sequence ATGGCCGATTTAGCATTTGATCAGCGCGAAGGAAGTATCTGGTATAACGGTGAATATGTCGACTGGAAGAACGCGAAAGTTCACGTTCTCAGCCATGGTCTGCATTACGGTTCTACCGTGTTTGAAGGTGTGCGCGCTTATGGCGGCGAGATTTTCAAGCTCAAGGAACATACCGACCGCCTGATCGCTTCGGCCAAGGCTCTCGGTTTCGATCTGCCTTATACCCGCGAAGCGCTGATGCAGATCCAGAAGGACGTTCTGGTCAAGAACAATCTGACCGACGGGTATCTGCGTCCGGTCGCATGGCGCGGCGCTGAATCCATGGGCATCGGTGCGCATGACTGCAAGATCCATGTTGCTGTTGCCGCATGGGAATGGCCTTCCTACTTCTCTCTGGAAGAGCGCATGAAAGGGCTGCACCTGATGATCGCCGACTGGCGTCGTCCGGATCCGCGCACCATCCCGTGCAAGGCCAAGGCTGCCGGTCTCTACATGATCTGCACCCTGTCCAAACATGCCGCCAACGACAAGGGTTTCACCGACGCCATCATGCTCGATCATGAAGGCTATGTTGCAGAAGCAACCGGTGCCAACGTCTTCTTCATCAAGGACGGTGTCATCCACACCCCGCGTCCGGACAGCTTCCTTGACGGTATCACCCGCCAGACTGTTATCGAGCTGGCAAAACGTCGCGGCATCGAGGTTCAGGAACGCAAGATCCTGCCAGAGGAAATGGCCGACATGGAAGAATGCTTCCTGACCGGCACGGCAGCTGAAATCACGCCGGTCGCCTCGATCAGCCAGTATACCTTCAAGCCCGGCGCGCTGACCGAACGCCTGATGCATGACTACACCGACGAAGTCACACCAAAGGCCGTCGCAGCAGAGTAA
- a CDS encoding DUF3883 domain-containing protein — translation MAEEKLLYINVAWMTYYMGPNGDKAEGNFGYMKENPGAVVHESWNFKPINGKVYGYVPRSARIDIANLGATLEDQLIENVTVVWISRDPRVKKTVIVGWYRNATIHRRADHIRKKRNQYISVGYQIEAPEEHTVLLSTDARVFKIPTGNKKGSLGQSPIWYGSNQAFNRDVLRYIKNGGLKPKSKPNSSNPELRRLVEQAAINHAIAHFSSPDGGARDVVSVEKDGVGWDLEARDQNDEVLKIEVKGLSGHELKVELTPNEYEKMCSKEHRKDYVIYVLLDALSDQPIARIFRFDAILSKRKDLVWTNVGGQRLKIEPRVGARLTI, via the coding sequence ATGGCTGAAGAAAAACTTCTGTATATAAATGTTGCATGGATGACTTATTATATGGGGCCAAATGGAGACAAAGCCGAAGGAAATTTTGGCTATATGAAAGAAAACCCCGGCGCTGTTGTTCATGAGAGTTGGAACTTTAAGCCCATAAATGGGAAGGTTTATGGTTATGTTCCTCGCTCCGCAAGGATCGATATTGCAAACCTTGGTGCAACACTAGAAGACCAACTGATTGAAAATGTGACAGTTGTTTGGATATCTAGAGACCCCCGTGTAAAGAAGACTGTAATTGTTGGATGGTACCGGAATGCGACAATTCACCGGCGGGCTGACCACATCCGTAAAAAACGCAATCAATACATTTCTGTAGGATATCAAATAGAGGCCCCAGAAGAACATACAGTTCTATTGTCCACTGATGCTAGAGTTTTCAAAATTCCAACTGGTAACAAAAAGGGAAGTTTAGGACAAAGTCCAATTTGGTACGGTAGTAATCAAGCGTTTAATCGTGATGTACTTAGGTACATCAAAAATGGCGGCCTCAAACCCAAATCAAAACCTAATTCATCAAACCCTGAGCTGCGTCGCCTTGTAGAGCAAGCAGCTATTAATCACGCAATCGCACACTTCTCGTCACCAGATGGTGGAGCGCGAGACGTTGTCTCTGTCGAAAAAGACGGTGTTGGATGGGATTTGGAAGCAAGGGACCAGAATGACGAAGTGCTCAAAATCGAAGTTAAAGGTTTGTCTGGTCATGAACTGAAGGTCGAGCTTACTCCAAACGAATATGAGAAAATGTGTTCGAAAGAGCACAGGAAAGACTATGTAATCTACGTTTTGCTTGATGCTCTTTCTGATCAACCAATTGCCCGCATTTTCAGGTTTGATGCAATTTTGTCAAAACGAAAAGATCTTGTATGGACCAACGTTGGAGGACAGCGACTAAAGATCGAACCAAGAGTTGGAGCTCGTTTAACTATCTAG